A single genomic interval of Aureliella helgolandensis harbors:
- the trxC gene encoding thioredoxin TrxC, whose translation MNLVCSACSAVNRVPDAKLHDKPVCGKCKQSLLPTHPIELNDSNFAKFIAKTDVPVVVDFWASWCGPCRMMAPAFAEAAAQLSPQIILAKLDTEAAPVTASQFSISGIPTMILFKGGREASRQSGAISAPQIVQFSTR comes from the coding sequence TGAATTTAGTCTGCTCCGCATGTTCTGCAGTAAATCGAGTGCCGGACGCGAAGTTGCACGATAAGCCCGTCTGTGGCAAGTGCAAGCAGTCACTCTTGCCGACGCATCCAATCGAGCTCAACGATAGCAATTTCGCAAAATTCATCGCTAAAACCGATGTGCCGGTAGTCGTCGATTTCTGGGCAAGCTGGTGCGGTCCATGCCGAATGATGGCCCCCGCGTTTGCAGAGGCTGCGGCGCAGCTTTCGCCTCAAATCATCCTGGCAAAACTGGATACAGAAGCGGCACCTGTGACCGCATCTCAATTCAGTATTTCAGGTATCCCGACGATGATTTTGTTTAAAGGAGGGCGTGAGGCTTCGCGTCAGTCTGGTGCCATAAGTGCACCGCAAATAGTGCAGTTCAGCACTCGTTAA
- a CDS encoding NAD(P)-dependent alcohol dehydrogenase yields MVKMMKAFVMEGIGKVAFMDKPIPDPGPNDAVVKTTRALVCTSDVHTLKGAIGDRNNLTLGHEAVGVVAKLGSEVRGFKEGDRVAVNAITPCFHCENCQRGYSSQCETMLGGWKFANTKDGNFAEYFHVNDANANLTPIPSSISDDTAVYACDMMSTGFMGAEHANIPLGGSVVIFAQGPVGLMATVGARLLGAGLVIGVDGVGKRLEMSRHFGADVTLDYTQVDPLEEIRKLTGGTGVDSAIECLGGQATFEACVKATRPGGTISVAGYFGHGDSVEIPRVEWGVGMSDKVIRTGLCPGGNVRMSRLLGLIERGRVDPSSLTTHKFAFDEVDKALHLMETKEDGILKPLVVFNE; encoded by the coding sequence ATGGTTAAGATGATGAAGGCATTCGTGATGGAAGGAATCGGGAAAGTAGCGTTCATGGACAAGCCTATTCCCGACCCTGGGCCCAATGACGCCGTGGTAAAAACGACTCGCGCTTTAGTTTGCACGTCTGATGTACACACGCTCAAGGGAGCGATTGGCGATCGAAATAACCTGACCCTCGGGCATGAAGCGGTGGGCGTGGTAGCGAAGCTGGGAAGCGAAGTGCGTGGGTTCAAAGAGGGCGATCGCGTAGCCGTCAATGCGATCACCCCCTGTTTCCATTGTGAGAATTGCCAACGCGGCTACTCGTCGCAATGCGAAACGATGCTGGGGGGATGGAAGTTCGCGAACACCAAAGACGGCAACTTCGCTGAGTATTTTCACGTCAACGATGCCAATGCGAACTTGACCCCGATTCCCAGTTCGATCAGTGATGACACGGCAGTCTACGCCTGCGACATGATGTCGACGGGGTTTATGGGGGCTGAGCATGCCAACATCCCGCTGGGCGGCTCGGTTGTCATCTTTGCTCAAGGCCCTGTCGGGTTGATGGCGACTGTCGGTGCCCGTTTACTGGGGGCCGGACTGGTCATCGGAGTCGATGGAGTCGGCAAGCGTCTAGAAATGTCTCGCCATTTTGGTGCCGATGTGACGCTCGACTACACCCAGGTTGATCCGCTCGAAGAGATCCGCAAGCTGACCGGCGGCACTGGAGTGGATTCGGCGATCGAGTGTCTAGGTGGGCAGGCAACGTTCGAGGCTTGCGTGAAGGCGACTCGTCCGGGCGGAACAATCTCCGTTGCCGGCTATTTTGGGCATGGCGACAGCGTCGAGATTCCGCGAGTGGAATGGGGCGTCGGTATGAGCGACAAAGTAATAAGAACGGGGCTCTGTCCGGGCGGAAACGTTCGGATGTCACGCTTACTGGGATTGATCGAACGCGGTCGCGTCGACCCATCTTCGCTGACAACTCACAAGTTCGCGTTCGATGAGGTCGACAAAGCTCTACATCTGATGGAAACCAAAGAGGACGGGATTCTGAAACCGCTTGTCGTGTTCAATGAGTAA
- the gpmA gene encoding 2,3-diphosphoglycerate-dependent phosphoglycerate mutase, which produces MSNSLQKTLVLLRHGQSTWNLQNRFTGWTDVGLSEQGHAEAIESGRRLATAGLRFDIAFTSVLKRAIKTLWLALEEMDQMWIPVRRSWRLNERHYGALQGEFKDEMAERVGKELVQRWRRCFDVRPPSLTEDDTRFPGRDPRYAKLRHEQLPLGESLKDTIERVLPYWHKTIVPAFGSANRVLIVAHGNTLRALVKHLDQVSDDEITNLNIPTGVPIIIPVNGAIQPIKSVREGIPAQLEKCGDIEP; this is translated from the coding sequence ATGAGTAATTCATTGCAAAAGACGTTGGTGCTGCTTCGGCATGGCCAGAGCACCTGGAACTTGCAAAATCGATTCACCGGATGGACAGACGTTGGCTTGTCGGAGCAGGGGCACGCGGAAGCGATCGAATCGGGGCGTCGGCTCGCAACAGCAGGATTGCGTTTCGACATCGCGTTCACGTCGGTGTTGAAGCGGGCCATCAAGACGCTTTGGCTTGCCCTGGAAGAGATGGACCAGATGTGGATTCCAGTCCGGCGTAGTTGGCGACTCAATGAACGACACTACGGAGCGTTGCAGGGGGAGTTCAAGGACGAGATGGCAGAACGAGTTGGCAAAGAACTAGTCCAGCGTTGGCGTCGCTGTTTTGATGTTCGTCCGCCGTCGCTAACCGAAGACGACACTCGATTCCCAGGGAGGGACCCGCGTTACGCCAAATTGCGGCACGAACAACTGCCGTTGGGCGAAAGCCTAAAAGACACCATTGAACGGGTGCTGCCGTACTGGCACAAGACGATCGTACCAGCGTTTGGCTCCGCCAACCGCGTCTTGATCGTTGCTCACGGGAACACGCTACGGGCACTCGTCAAACATCTCGACCAGGTTTCCGATGACGAGATTACTAACCTGAATATCCCCACAGGCGTTCCGATCATCATTCCCGTCAACGGTGCAATACAACCGATCAAGTCTGTCCGCGAAGGGATTCCTGCGCAGCTTGAGAAATGCGGCGATATCGAGCCCTAG
- a CDS encoding c-type cytochrome: protein MRLLVIPMALVTLAACGCAPDPKSGKGFSLPEGDPVRGQQLFSDLQCTACHTVDGVQFEQPENSEQKMVALGGEKFSVVTYGELVTSIINPSHRFALGYSDTDIKTGDKSKMRTYNDELTISQLSDLVSFLESHYKVREYESTQYYPYY, encoded by the coding sequence ATGAGACTTCTCGTGATCCCAATGGCGTTGGTGACCTTGGCCGCATGCGGATGTGCGCCCGATCCAAAATCCGGCAAAGGATTCAGTTTACCCGAAGGCGATCCCGTCCGCGGACAGCAGCTTTTTAGTGACCTGCAATGCACCGCCTGTCACACCGTGGACGGCGTCCAGTTCGAGCAACCTGAGAATTCTGAGCAGAAGATGGTTGCCCTCGGAGGCGAAAAATTCTCGGTCGTCACCTATGGCGAGTTGGTCACTTCCATCATCAATCCTTCGCACCGATTTGCCTTGGGCTACTCCGACACGGACATCAAGACTGGAGATAAGTCGAAGATGCGGACCTACAACGACGAACTGACTATCTCGCAACTCTCTGATCTCGTGTCCTTCTTGGAATCGCATTACAAAGTCAGAGAATACGAATCAACGCAGTATTATCCGTACTACTAA
- a CDS encoding ATP-dependent metallopeptidase FtsH/Yme1/Tma family protein, with amino-acid sequence MDKNEPTPSKSPKQKSEADSPPGPSTDWRTMIWFAMLALLMVWVWQDFSRALNIHTIPYSQFKSYVASGAVKECEIQETEILGSAEVAESDAVELGEAKAVGAKRAVVNASDEMPTRPSGCSFECREIRGSREKTGKKEIRRSVGRALCSSSRLLS; translated from the coding sequence ATGGACAAAAACGAACCAACACCCTCAAAGTCGCCTAAGCAAAAGTCAGAGGCTGATTCGCCTCCCGGTCCATCGACGGATTGGCGTACGATGATCTGGTTCGCGATGCTTGCGCTTCTGATGGTTTGGGTATGGCAGGACTTTTCGCGGGCGTTGAACATCCACACGATTCCGTATAGCCAATTCAAGTCGTATGTCGCGAGCGGTGCGGTCAAGGAATGCGAGATCCAGGAAACCGAGATCCTGGGATCGGCAGAGGTGGCTGAGTCGGACGCGGTTGAACTCGGCGAAGCGAAAGCGGTGGGCGCTAAACGTGCCGTGGTCAACGCAAGCGACGAGATGCCAACGCGACCAAGTGGCTGTAGTTTTGAGTGCCGAGAAATCCGAGGAAGCCGAGAAAAAACAGGAAAAAAAGAAATCCGAAGAAGCGTCGGTCGTGCACTCTGTTCATCATCACGCCTATTGAGCTAA
- a CDS encoding TolB family protein: protein MKLLQFQGTVAFAIYLTWVPWASGQSVENIIAGKPSPDGSTMLFARYEDGQGVRDTEIYTARPDGSQQRKLTDNTSLDGYPDWSPDGRHIVFISNRSGTNQIHQMTSDGDQVRQLSTSMLGVGDLVKYGPDGRIAYIALREQQGKIKLYDLILTDGTVSKTLARRMRVTDFAWQADGNSIAYGGVGQIVFHDLNSDAKTMMKCEDIDARLHTHAVRHIHWQPNNESITCRIEFLGGRAQSENSPATKLFGDDELFTVTRDGKVSWAPIQK, encoded by the coding sequence ATGAAGTTGCTTCAGTTTCAAGGTACTGTCGCGTTTGCGATCTATCTTACCTGGGTGCCGTGGGCATCCGGCCAGAGCGTCGAGAACATCATCGCGGGAAAACCCTCCCCGGATGGTTCGACGATGCTATTTGCTCGCTATGAAGACGGGCAGGGAGTTCGCGACACGGAGATCTATACAGCGCGTCCCGATGGTAGCCAGCAACGCAAGTTAACCGACAACACAAGTCTAGACGGGTACCCTGACTGGTCTCCGGACGGCAGGCACATCGTCTTCATCTCCAATCGCAGCGGAACTAACCAAATTCATCAAATGACTTCGGACGGTGATCAGGTCCGGCAGTTGTCGACGTCAATGCTTGGTGTCGGCGACCTAGTCAAGTATGGACCCGATGGAAGAATCGCTTACATCGCTCTACGCGAGCAGCAAGGAAAGATCAAGCTGTACGATCTTATACTGACGGATGGGACAGTCTCGAAGACCCTAGCACGACGAATGCGAGTTACCGATTTTGCATGGCAGGCGGACGGCAATTCCATTGCTTACGGCGGCGTTGGGCAAATCGTATTTCATGATTTGAACAGCGATGCTAAGACGATGATGAAATGCGAGGACATCGACGCGCGGCTCCACACGCACGCCGTGCGACACATCCACTGGCAACCGAACAATGAATCGATTACGTGTCGCATTGAATTCTTGGGCGGAAGGGCACAATCCGAAAATAGCCCCGCAACCAAACTCTTCGGCGACGATGAACTGTTCACCGTGACTCGGGACGGAAAGGTTAGTTGGGCACCGATTCAAAAGTAA
- a CDS encoding metallophosphoesterase family protein, producing MYNRRQFFGTIPVGAVALSTVGLVQQTGAQERLAAGERASTLIASPPVVQNPRHNGFGVSIAVRGLATAWVEFGFAENDLPFTAVASHHGLIVADDRALHIRVEHQESLPQNQPIFYRVVVQSLSYANAYTLQRGEPQSTTTYALRLPSPTAERLRLVSINDTHENLETIQALHGEVDKLKPDLMIWNGDSCNDFDMADAPEQILLNPAQDMTMSWASTRPLIFSNGNHDVRGQRAREVAKSFAGCPESAELPYNQALRLGPLALITLDTGEDKPDNHPVFAGTAAFEPYRQRQANWLKRVMEEPDIKDAPFKIVACHIPLRGLPGQNDGTTLEGYASYSGFGAKLWLPILEQADVQAILSGHMHRDRLDAATEETPILQFVGGGPKPEQATLTVVDVVKAGGQQTLDIRIVDLQGKVLHQQHWA from the coding sequence ATGTACAATCGCCGGCAATTTTTTGGGACTATTCCCGTAGGCGCCGTTGCGCTTTCAACGGTTGGACTCGTGCAGCAGACTGGGGCCCAAGAGAGGCTCGCAGCAGGGGAGAGAGCTAGTACGCTGATTGCCAGTCCGCCCGTGGTGCAGAATCCGCGGCACAATGGTTTTGGCGTGAGTATCGCGGTCCGCGGATTGGCGACGGCTTGGGTTGAGTTTGGCTTCGCTGAGAACGATCTGCCCTTTACGGCGGTGGCTAGCCACCACGGTTTGATCGTCGCTGATGATCGAGCGCTGCATATTCGCGTCGAACACCAGGAGTCGCTGCCGCAAAATCAGCCGATTTTTTACCGTGTCGTTGTGCAATCGCTCAGCTATGCCAACGCCTATACTTTGCAGCGTGGCGAACCGCAGTCGACCACTACCTACGCGCTTCGTTTGCCGAGCCCCACCGCGGAACGCTTGCGTTTGGTCAGTATCAACGACACGCATGAAAACCTAGAAACCATTCAAGCTTTGCACGGTGAAGTTGATAAACTCAAGCCAGATTTGATGATTTGGAATGGTGATAGCTGCAACGACTTTGATATGGCTGATGCACCGGAGCAAATTTTGCTCAATCCCGCTCAAGACATGACGATGTCTTGGGCTAGTACTCGGCCGCTTATCTTCAGCAATGGTAACCACGATGTGCGAGGGCAGCGCGCTCGCGAAGTGGCCAAGAGTTTTGCGGGTTGCCCTGAATCCGCCGAGTTGCCTTACAACCAAGCCTTGCGTTTGGGACCATTGGCCTTAATCACGCTGGATACTGGTGAGGATAAACCAGACAATCATCCAGTATTTGCAGGTACAGCGGCTTTCGAACCGTATCGTCAACGTCAGGCGAATTGGTTGAAGCGAGTGATGGAAGAGCCCGACATCAAAGATGCGCCATTCAAGATCGTTGCTTGCCACATTCCGTTGCGGGGACTTCCTGGCCAGAATGACGGGACGACATTGGAAGGGTACGCTAGCTATAGCGGGTTTGGTGCAAAACTGTGGCTTCCCATTTTGGAGCAGGCTGATGTGCAGGCAATCCTATCGGGACACATGCACCGTGACCGCTTAGATGCGGCGACTGAAGAGACGCCCATTCTTCAATTCGTAGGAGGTGGCCCAAAGCCCGAGCAGGCGACATTAACGGTCGTCGATGTTGTCAAAGCAGGAGGACAGCAAACGCTGGACATTCGCATCGTTGATTTGCAAGGCAAAGTACTGCACCAGCAACACTGGGCCTGA
- a CDS encoding glycoside hydrolase family 2 protein, with protein MSDPLSRPRRLALQAIVFALALTMLNAASFSQEIVDSWRYTLRQPSEGWQNVTFDATDWTEGQGGFGTSDTPGSRVGTTWSTNNIWLRKSFDLEAIPENPALWMHHDEDAEVFINGQPVAKVKGFTSKYEMLPLPLEKRSTLKLGRNVLSVHCRQTTGGQFIDVHLVNGGSEPTLPIPARSTRPFQSELVTEWGAGVTAENAWTEYPRPQLVRENWTNLNGLWDYAITPVAEKEAPTEWTGQILVPFCLESKIGGVQRLLDGAEALWYRRSFDWTAKASKRQLLNFEAVDYRCEVFVNGKLVGGHTGGNTPFSLDVTNAVQDGANELVVRVEDETEKFQLRGKQTLNARGIWYTQVSGIWQTVWMEEVPTRSIEQLKIGSDANTGTITVRPIFTGSGKVRIVVRDGDVVVAEATGGKQTYRLEIVDAKLWSPASPHLYNIEVALLDSEGQTLDRVESYTGIRTVGKVKDADGQWRFTLNGDVLFHWGPLDQGWWPDGLLTPPSDEAMLFDIEWLKSAGFNMIRKHIKVEPRRYYYHCDRLGMLVWQDQVSGGTGRNNGWPEWTRLKPDPVDAEWPATQHQQFMNEFEEMIDGLENHPSIVVWTPFNEAWGQHQTVEIGRWTAKRDPSRLVNAASGGNFWPVGDIVDEHRYPHPGFPFELNIEGRFDDFIKVMGEFGGHGFPVQGHLWDSQRRNWGYGDIPKTEAEYKDRYTTSIRMLDELRAQGIAAGVYTQTTDVEGEVNGLMTYDRKVIKIPAQELAKLHEKLFEVVPVSSGEAKANNED; from the coding sequence ATGTCAGACCCATTGTCTAGGCCGCGTCGGCTCGCCTTGCAAGCTATCGTCTTCGCGCTAGCGCTCACGATGCTCAACGCGGCAAGTTTCTCGCAAGAGATTGTCGACTCTTGGCGGTACACGCTCCGCCAGCCCTCCGAAGGTTGGCAGAATGTGACGTTTGACGCGACAGATTGGACCGAAGGGCAAGGCGGATTCGGGACGAGCGACACCCCTGGTTCTCGTGTTGGCACTACCTGGTCTACCAACAATATTTGGCTTCGCAAGTCGTTCGATCTAGAAGCTATCCCGGAGAATCCTGCGCTCTGGATGCACCATGACGAGGACGCGGAGGTCTTTATCAACGGCCAGCCTGTGGCAAAGGTCAAAGGTTTTACGAGCAAGTATGAAATGCTGCCGCTCCCCCTCGAAAAGCGGTCCACGCTGAAACTCGGTCGCAACGTGCTCTCCGTGCATTGTAGGCAAACGACAGGCGGACAGTTTATCGACGTGCACTTGGTGAATGGTGGAAGTGAACCGACGCTTCCGATTCCAGCTCGCTCGACGAGGCCGTTTCAATCCGAGCTAGTTACTGAGTGGGGCGCGGGCGTCACAGCCGAGAATGCTTGGACGGAGTACCCACGCCCGCAATTGGTTCGCGAAAACTGGACGAACCTAAACGGCTTGTGGGACTATGCCATCACTCCTGTCGCGGAAAAAGAGGCTCCCACTGAATGGACTGGGCAGATCTTAGTACCGTTTTGCTTGGAGTCAAAGATTGGTGGGGTTCAGCGGTTGCTCGATGGAGCCGAAGCGCTGTGGTATCGTCGAAGCTTCGACTGGACCGCGAAGGCCTCCAAGCGACAGTTGCTCAACTTTGAAGCGGTCGATTATCGCTGTGAAGTGTTCGTGAATGGCAAGCTCGTAGGCGGCCACACTGGGGGCAATACACCTTTCTCGTTAGATGTGACTAACGCGGTTCAAGATGGCGCCAACGAGTTGGTTGTTCGCGTCGAAGACGAGACTGAAAAATTTCAACTCCGCGGCAAACAGACGCTCAATGCTCGCGGTATTTGGTATACGCAGGTTTCGGGAATCTGGCAAACGGTGTGGATGGAAGAGGTCCCCACCCGTTCTATCGAACAACTGAAGATCGGTTCGGATGCCAACACTGGGACAATCACCGTGCGCCCCATCTTCACAGGTTCCGGCAAGGTGCGGATCGTCGTGAGAGATGGGGATGTCGTGGTTGCTGAAGCGACTGGAGGCAAGCAGACGTACCGACTAGAAATTGTGGATGCGAAGCTATGGTCACCCGCGTCACCGCATTTGTACAACATTGAAGTTGCGTTGTTGGACTCCGAGGGGCAGACTCTAGATCGAGTTGAGTCCTACACTGGCATTCGCACCGTTGGCAAAGTCAAAGATGCGGACGGACAGTGGCGATTCACGCTCAACGGTGACGTCCTGTTTCACTGGGGGCCTCTCGATCAAGGGTGGTGGCCGGATGGCTTGCTGACTCCACCGTCGGACGAGGCCATGCTGTTTGACATTGAATGGTTGAAATCGGCGGGGTTCAACATGATTCGCAAACACATCAAAGTCGAACCGCGTCGCTATTACTACCATTGTGATCGATTGGGGATGTTGGTTTGGCAGGATCAGGTGAGTGGCGGAACAGGACGCAATAACGGCTGGCCCGAATGGACACGACTGAAACCCGATCCTGTCGACGCAGAGTGGCCGGCAACGCAGCACCAGCAGTTCATGAACGAGTTTGAGGAGATGATCGATGGATTGGAGAATCACCCCTCGATCGTAGTTTGGACACCTTTCAACGAAGCGTGGGGACAACACCAAACCGTGGAGATTGGTCGATGGACCGCGAAACGTGACCCCAGTCGATTGGTCAACGCGGCTAGCGGAGGAAATTTTTGGCCGGTCGGTGACATCGTCGATGAGCACCGCTATCCCCATCCTGGTTTTCCATTTGAGCTCAACATTGAAGGACGCTTTGACGACTTCATCAAAGTCATGGGGGAGTTCGGGGGGCATGGATTCCCGGTGCAAGGTCACCTGTGGGACAGCCAACGTCGCAATTGGGGATATGGCGATATTCCGAAAACCGAAGCCGAATACAAAGATCGCTACACCACTTCCATCCGCATGCTGGATGAGTTGAGAGCGCAGGGGATCGCGGCGGGCGTCTATACACAGACGACAGACGTCGAAGGGGAAGTCAACGGTTTGATGACCTACGATCGAAAGGTCATCAAGATTCCCGCGCAAGAGTTGGCAAAATTGCACGAGAAGTTGTTCGAAGTGGTGCCAGTTAGCAGCGGTGAGGCCAAAGCAAACAATGAGGATTAG
- a CDS encoding alginate lyase family protein, translated as MRSAIPLSTTLVAILLCTNLLPLGLTRGKADEPPVDFIHPGIAHTQAGIDFVKEKLASSSEPWAGAWEQLQASPYASLDWKPEPRAHVERGPSNKPNIGSSEFTQDGTAAYTLALRWTLSGDQRYAQKSAEILGAWARTLESISNHDARLLVGMDGQKYCNAAELLKHTWDGWPEEEQAQFSAMARKVWYPIIKDFYPSANGNWDASMLQTMIAMGIFLEDRTMFDRAVNYFLEGQGNGAISMYFNEFGECQESGRDQTHTQMGLEYLANSCEFAWNQGLDLYGAHDNRLLVGFEYTAKYNLGLDVPYEPYRSFEGRYHYKSISEKGRGSLRPMYEKVFNHYHHRSGLAAEFTEQAMLKVRERSLPRELESGNSRRDRQRGQGGRRRRSGGQSGLPWDTLMFNELSAPVAQAQ; from the coding sequence TTCTCTGCACCAATTTGCTACCCCTTGGGTTAACTCGCGGTAAAGCAGACGAGCCTCCGGTAGATTTCATCCATCCTGGAATTGCCCACACACAAGCTGGTATCGACTTTGTGAAAGAAAAGCTGGCGAGCTCAAGTGAACCATGGGCAGGAGCTTGGGAACAACTGCAGGCCTCCCCTTACGCGTCTCTCGATTGGAAACCCGAACCTCGTGCTCACGTCGAACGTGGCCCCAGCAACAAGCCCAACATCGGCTCCTCGGAGTTTACTCAAGACGGTACGGCGGCTTATACCCTGGCCTTGCGATGGACTCTCTCAGGCGACCAACGCTACGCGCAAAAGTCAGCCGAAATCCTCGGAGCATGGGCGAGGACTTTGGAATCCATTTCGAATCATGACGCCCGCCTCTTAGTCGGTATGGATGGACAGAAATACTGCAACGCGGCTGAACTACTCAAACACACCTGGGATGGCTGGCCCGAGGAAGAACAGGCTCAGTTCAGCGCAATGGCCCGAAAGGTATGGTACCCGATCATCAAGGATTTTTACCCTTCGGCCAATGGCAATTGGGATGCGTCAATGTTGCAAACCATGATCGCAATGGGAATCTTCTTGGAGGATCGCACCATGTTCGACCGCGCCGTGAACTATTTCCTGGAGGGGCAAGGAAATGGCGCAATCAGCATGTATTTCAATGAGTTCGGAGAATGCCAGGAATCGGGGCGTGACCAAACACACACGCAAATGGGACTCGAATATTTGGCGAATAGTTGCGAATTCGCTTGGAACCAAGGCCTCGACCTCTACGGAGCCCACGACAACAGGCTGCTGGTAGGTTTTGAATATACGGCCAAGTACAACCTCGGGTTGGATGTCCCCTACGAACCATACCGTAGTTTTGAAGGGCGATACCACTACAAGTCGATTTCGGAGAAAGGACGAGGTTCACTTCGTCCCATGTACGAAAAAGTCTTCAACCACTACCACCATCGATCCGGCCTAGCTGCTGAATTTACCGAGCAAGCGATGTTGAAGGTGCGCGAGCGATCCTTGCCCCGCGAGCTGGAAAGCGGCAATTCTCGTAGAGACCGACAACGCGGGCAAGGCGGAAGACGCCGACGTAGCGGCGGTCAATCGGGACTGCCATGGGACACGCTGATGTTCAACGAATTGTCCGCACCTGTCGCCCAAGCTCAGTGA